The window AACGCGGCCGCCGAGTGAATCGCTTACAAGGCGACCCCGCACAGCAAGTGCGCGAACGCCACGATGCGAGTGATATTCGCGAGTAGATACTCCTTGTCGCTAAAATAAAACTGAGGTTTATGCATTTAAATCTCAGTTTGTTATCATTAGCAAAAATACGTAATCCCAACCAAATACCTTATTTAAAAATAAATCTAGTCCTCTTTAGGGTTGTTTATCTTTGATGGCCAATTTTCAATCGAATCCGTAGGACTACATTTCATCGTCATACTTCATTCAAATATGAGTCTGTCAGCTTAATTGATTCTTCAATTTTTCGGGTTGTTTGCTTGACCTTTTTAGCCTGAAAAATTAGCAGAAAAGATCAACAACTCTTAGCTTAAGAAGTAAGGCGATTTAAGTTAGTCATAAGCAATTAAATCACCTTATTCATTAGTAATAACTATCTACTCTAATCTATACAAATTTAATATTTCTTTTCTTCCCATCAAATCTATTAGCCTGCTAGGAAATTACTATCAACAATAAATAAGAATTAAAAATAAACAAAATAACCATTTGAATTATAAGTCTTTGCATTAATTACAAATGAGCGTTCTAAATAAAATATTATTGAAGGATTGTCCTGTGAATATTCGAACATCGTCAGGGAAACGCACTGCTATGCAGTTAGAAAATGGTGATAATGAAATTGTCATTCAATTCCGTAATGTCACTAAGTCTTACTCCTCAAAATTGAAAACGGAGCAAAAGCTAGCGGTAAATCACGTTAGTTTAAATGTCTATCGAGGGGAGATTCTATGTTTAATGGGCACATCTGGCAGCGGAAAATCTACTCTGCTACGTCATATTAATCGATTAATTGATTCAAGCAGTGGCGAGGTTTTTATTGAAGGTCAAGATATCAGCCTACTAAACCAAAAATCGTTACGTAAATTACGTTCAAAACGTATTGGCATGGTTTTTCAGCACTTTGGATTATTGCCTCATAGAACAGTGATTGAAAATGTGGCTTTTCCCCTTGAGCTAGAAGGCAAACCTGAAGCGGTTCGCCTTGCGGCTGCTCGAGAACAACTTAAAGCTGTCGGCTTAGAAGGTTGGGATAATCACTACCCACATGAGCTCTCGGGTGGCATGCAACAGCGGGTGGGCTTTGCTCGCGCCCTTATCACTCAACCTGAAATTCTATTAATGGATGAACCTTTTAGTGCCCTTGACCCAACGATCCGCAGAGGCTTGCAGCATCACATTTTGAAACTAGTGCGTGAAAGAGGGATTACGACATTATTTGTCACTCACGATCCCAGTGAAGCACTACGCTTAGCCGATAGAATAGCAGTAATGCGCCATGGTGAGATAATTCAAGTCGCAAGCCCAACTGAACTTCTTGAAAACCCAGTAGATGATGAAATTGCTGAGTTTTTTCAAGAGTACTCTTCATCTCCCGTTCGGATTGCTACTTTAGCTACTAATGCATCTGCTAGCGCCACAAAAACTCCCCTATCTGACGTATCTAAAACGACTTTTGCTCGCTGGAAAATACTATTATTAGGCCCAGCTAGCCATGCTGAATATGGCAAGGGGGGATTATTTTGGCTAACGGCAGCAATTGAATTAGCCGCAATAAACCTAATCATACAAGGTTTGCCATCGAAAGTTGAATTATGGTTGACGGGATTCATTTTAATGATTGCTAGTCGCATATTTACATTATCCACAGTTCAGCATACTCGAAAAAAAACGCATTCAGGTTGGAAACTTCCATTATCTATGCTGTTATTTAGCCAGTTCTTGGTTATCTGGCGAGCCTTTTCCAATGACGCTGAAACACTTTTTTTTACCTTTCCAGCCAATAGACCGCTTTTCACTGAAACATCACAACTAATCGATAA of the Providencia rettgeri genome contains:
- a CDS encoding ATP-binding cassette domain-containing protein codes for the protein MNIRTSSGKRTAMQLENGDNEIVIQFRNVTKSYSSKLKTEQKLAVNHVSLNVYRGEILCLMGTSGSGKSTLLRHINRLIDSSSGEVFIEGQDISLLNQKSLRKLRSKRIGMVFQHFGLLPHRTVIENVAFPLELEGKPEAVRLAAAREQLKAVGLEGWDNHYPHELSGGMQQRVGFARALITQPEILLMDEPFSALDPTIRRGLQHHILKLVRERGITTLFVTHDPSEALRLADRIAVMRHGEIIQVASPTELLENPVDDEIAEFFQEYSSSPVRIATLATNASASATKTPLSDVSKTTFARWKILLLGPASHAEYGKGGLFWLTAAIELAAINLIIQGLPSKVELWLTGFILMIASRIFTLSTVQHTRKKTHSGWKLPLSMLLFSQFLVIWRAFSNDAETLFFTFPANRPLFTETSQLIDNIIDWSQSTFESTFVSIIVLVRTVIESIEITLSWLPWPVSAAALILLSWRAAGLGLSLLSLLAVIYIGLFGFWDRTLSTLALVGSSVIIVLILGIPLGILVAKKSLARKILTPLLDIMQTLPTFVYLIPAVAFFSIGKTPAVIATVVFSLAPMIRLTALGLQEVPKESVEAAIAHGANPYQVLTKVQLPLAKRSLLLGINQTIVMSLSMVVVAALIGAGGLGYDVMAALRNIKGGEGVLAGIAIVLCALIPDRIIQSKLHKQQ